One genomic segment of Amycolatopsis granulosa includes these proteins:
- a CDS encoding helix-turn-helix domain-containing protein, with protein MSRAVEESNRRMLRARDAMDRAYARPLDVAALARMVHVSQAHFIRTFRATFGETPHRYLQRRRVERSMFMLRETERSVTEICFAVGFTSLGTFSRTFREIVGRSPSEYRRSAGAPVAAPSCFGMAWTRPSSFGEAGGTAG; from the coding sequence ATGAGCCGCGCCGTCGAGGAGTCCAACCGCCGGATGCTGCGGGCGCGCGACGCGATGGACCGCGCCTACGCCCGGCCCCTCGACGTCGCGGCCCTGGCCCGGATGGTGCACGTCTCCCAGGCGCACTTCATCCGCACCTTCCGGGCGACTTTCGGGGAGACACCGCACCGTTACCTGCAGCGGCGGCGGGTGGAGCGGTCGATGTTCATGCTGCGCGAGACCGAGCGCAGTGTGACCGAGATTTGCTTCGCGGTCGGGTTCACCAGCCTCGGCACGTTCAGCCGCACTTTCCGGGAGATCGTGGGGCGGTCGCCGTCGGAGTACCGGCGGAGCGCCGGTGCTCCGGTCGCCGCGCCTTCCTGTTTCGGTATGGCCTGGACGCGGCCGAGCAGTTTCGGAGAAGCCGGGGGCACGGCTGGTTGA
- a CDS encoding ATP/GTP-binding protein → MGFGEFDSDANTSAATGPTQSAKIVVAGGFGVGKTTLVGAVSEIDPLTTEAVMTEASVSVDDTTATPNKTTTTVAMDFGRLTLGDDLVLYVFGTPGQHRFWFMWDDLAVGAIGAVVLVDTRRLADAFPSIDFFENRKLPYIVAINCFDRLLHHQIEDVRQALTISESVPIIACDARERESAKQVLITVVEHAINRDRELQPG, encoded by the coding sequence GTGGGCTTCGGAGAATTTGACTCCGACGCGAACACGTCGGCGGCGACGGGACCGACGCAGTCGGCCAAGATCGTCGTGGCCGGCGGCTTCGGTGTGGGCAAGACGACGCTGGTCGGCGCGGTCTCGGAGATCGACCCGCTGACCACCGAGGCGGTGATGACCGAGGCCAGCGTGTCGGTGGACGACACGACCGCCACCCCGAACAAGACGACCACCACGGTCGCGATGGACTTCGGACGGCTCACGCTGGGCGACGACCTGGTGCTCTACGTCTTCGGCACGCCCGGTCAGCACCGCTTCTGGTTCATGTGGGACGACCTGGCCGTCGGCGCGATCGGCGCGGTCGTGCTGGTCGACACGCGGCGCCTGGCGGACGCGTTCCCGTCGATCGACTTCTTCGAGAACCGGAAGCTGCCCTACATCGTGGCGATCAACTGCTTCGACCGGCTGCTGCACCACCAGATCGAGGACGTCCGGCAGGCGCTGACGATCTCCGAATCGGTGCCGATCATCGCGTGCGACGCGCGGGAGCGGGAGTCGGCCAAGCAGGTGCTGATCACCGTGGTCGAGCACGCGATCAACCGGGACCGCGAGTTGCAGCCGGGGTGA
- a CDS encoding roadblock/LC7 domain-containing protein, with protein sequence MTASAQQSSSFGWLVTDFVRRVPGAAHAVVVSADGLLLAGSEGLPKDRADQLAAVASGLVSLTTGAARCFEAGYVNQTVVEMERGYLFLMGISDGSCLAVLGAPNSDIGTVAYEMTLLVDRVGMQMTPELRSRLQGGVRA encoded by the coding sequence ATGACGGCATCGGCACAGCAGTCGAGCAGCTTCGGCTGGCTGGTCACCGACTTCGTGCGACGGGTCCCGGGCGCGGCGCACGCCGTGGTCGTCTCCGCGGACGGTCTGTTGCTGGCCGGTTCGGAGGGGCTGCCCAAGGACCGGGCGGACCAGCTGGCCGCGGTCGCCTCCGGCCTGGTGAGCCTGACCACGGGCGCGGCGCGCTGCTTCGAGGCGGGGTACGTGAACCAGACGGTCGTCGAGATGGAGCGCGGGTACCTGTTCCTGATGGGGATCAGCGACGGGTCCTGCCTGGCCGTGCTGGGCGCGCCGAACTCCGACATCGGGACGGTGGCGTACGAGATGACGCTGCTCGTCGACCGGGTCGGGATGCAGATGACGCCGGAGCTGCGCAGCCGGCTGCAGGGTGGCGTGCGGGCATGA
- a CDS encoding malic enzyme-like NAD(P)-binding protein produces MPVPGPGYSITVRVEAPPSASAAGDLTSAVGRVGGVLTAFDVVESHADAIVVDITANVVNADHVEHVREALDALPGVRVRKVSDRTFLMHLGGKLSVSPKVQLRNRDDLSRAYTPGVARVCQAIAANPADARRLTIKRNTVAVVTDGSAVLGLGNIGPAAALPVMEGKAALFKKFADVDAWPVCLDTQDTEEIIKIVKALAPVYAGINLEDIAAPRCFEIEKRLREQLDIPVFHDDQHGTAIVVLAALRNALRVVGKEIEDCKIVVSGAGAAGSAIMRLLMHKKPGDIIAADINGIVHLGRSDLDENLRWLAENTNKDNVSGTLHDALVDADVFIGVSAPNLFGADQVATMAPDAVVFALANPDPEIDPLEAQKHAAVVATGRSDYPNQINNVLAFPGVFRGLLDAQAHEITDEMLIAAANAIADVVDDRLNASYIVPSVFDSAVAPAVAEAVKNAARKSGVAG; encoded by the coding sequence GTGCCGGTTCCCGGCCCCGGGTATTCGATCACCGTTCGTGTCGAGGCGCCGCCGTCCGCGAGCGCCGCGGGCGACCTCACCTCGGCGGTGGGCCGGGTCGGCGGCGTGCTGACCGCGTTCGACGTGGTCGAGTCACACGCCGACGCGATCGTCGTCGACATCACGGCGAACGTCGTCAACGCCGACCACGTCGAGCACGTGCGGGAGGCGCTGGACGCGCTGCCCGGCGTTCGCGTGCGCAAGGTCTCCGACCGGACGTTCCTGATGCACCTCGGCGGCAAGCTGTCGGTGTCCCCGAAGGTCCAGCTCCGCAACCGGGACGACCTGTCCCGCGCCTACACGCCGGGTGTGGCACGGGTGTGCCAGGCGATCGCGGCCAATCCGGCCGACGCGCGCCGCCTGACCATCAAGCGCAACACGGTCGCGGTCGTCACCGACGGTTCGGCCGTGCTCGGCCTGGGCAACATCGGCCCGGCCGCGGCCCTGCCCGTGATGGAGGGCAAGGCGGCGCTGTTCAAGAAGTTCGCCGACGTCGACGCGTGGCCGGTGTGCCTGGACACCCAGGACACCGAGGAGATCATCAAGATCGTCAAGGCGCTCGCCCCGGTGTACGCCGGCATCAATCTCGAGGACATCGCCGCGCCGCGGTGCTTCGAGATCGAGAAGCGGCTGCGTGAGCAGCTCGACATCCCGGTGTTCCACGACGACCAGCACGGCACCGCGATCGTCGTGCTCGCCGCCCTGCGCAACGCTTTGCGCGTGGTGGGCAAGGAGATCGAGGACTGCAAGATCGTGGTGAGCGGCGCCGGTGCCGCCGGCTCGGCGATCATGCGGCTGCTCATGCACAAGAAGCCCGGCGACATCATCGCGGCCGACATCAACGGCATCGTCCACCTCGGACGGTCCGATCTGGACGAGAACCTCCGGTGGCTGGCCGAGAACACCAACAAGGACAACGTGTCCGGCACCCTCCACGACGCGCTCGTCGACGCCGACGTGTTCATCGGGGTGTCCGCGCCGAACCTGTTCGGGGCGGACCAGGTGGCCACGATGGCACCGGACGCGGTGGTGTTCGCGCTGGCCAACCCGGACCCGGAGATCGACCCGCTGGAGGCGCAGAAGCACGCCGCGGTGGTGGCGACCGGTCGCAGCGACTACCCGAACCAGATCAACAACGTCCTCGCCTTCCCGGGTGTGTTCCGCGGGCTGCTGGACGCGCAGGCGCACGAGATCACCGACGAGATGCTGATCGCGGCGGCGAACGCGATCGCCGACGTGGTCGACGACCGGCTCAACGCCTCCTACATCGTGCCGAGTGTGTTCGACTCGGCGGTGGCGCCGGCCGTCGCCGAGGCGGTCAAGAACGCGGCGCGGAAGTCCGGTGTGGCGGGTTAG
- a CDS encoding roadblock/LC7 domain-containing protein: MTRAGSLQPEGSTPQAPRNGFAWLITDFVHRVPGAAHAVVVSADGLLLAASRGLPKDRADQLAAVASGLTSLARGAAKVFEGGPVAQTVVEMANGFLFLMAVSDGSCLAVLGSPDSDIGLVVYEMTLLVDRVGQQMTPEMRAQLQGAARG, from the coding sequence GTGACTCGGGCGGGATCGCTACAGCCGGAAGGCTCGACGCCGCAGGCGCCGCGGAACGGTTTCGCGTGGCTGATCACGGACTTCGTGCACCGCGTGCCCGGTGCCGCGCACGCCGTCGTGGTGTCCGCGGACGGGCTGCTGCTGGCCGCGTCGCGGGGGCTGCCGAAGGACCGCGCGGACCAGCTGGCCGCGGTGGCGTCCGGGCTGACCAGTCTGGCGCGGGGCGCGGCGAAGGTGTTCGAGGGCGGCCCGGTGGCGCAGACCGTGGTGGAGATGGCCAACGGTTTCCTGTTCCTCATGGCGGTGTCGGACGGGTCGTGCCTGGCCGTTCTCGGGTCTCCGGACAGCGACATCGGCCTCGTGGTGTACGAAATGACGCTTCTGGTGGACCGGGTCGGCCAGCAGATGACGCCCGAAATGCGGGCACAGCTCCAAGGAGCCGCGCGCGGTTGA
- a CDS encoding helicase-associated domain-containing protein, with translation MPATSLADWLRSASDDELGALLQARRDLATPPPSDSTVLATRAGTAGSVARAMEDLDTFTLSVLDALLVADADTAAVPLDRIAELVGADVRPAVGRLRSRLLAWGGDDALRVIPTARELAGPFPAGLGAPAPGLDAESALAEAGEDERGVLAALAAGPPIGRTRDASAEPSLAADATPVQKLLARGLLLRRDEETVELPREVAIALRGGRICSPKAVREPELPTSPHQQSTVDEAAAGEAMEFLRQTESLLAQWSAQPPPVLKAGGLGVRELRKLARELDADDARATLLAELAVAAGLVADSQSTSPEWVPTTLADSWLASEPAQRWVIIAEAWLDLPRLPALAGQRDAKDKPIAPLSEDLRRPLAPAVRRRVLGTLAELPRGAGVHGAGDLVELLAWRAPRRGGRLRDEAVRWTYAEASALGVIALGALTTAAAALLDGDRAGALNAMYDAMPKPIGHVLVQADLTVVAPGPLEMDLATEIAAVADVESAGHATVYRITEASVRRALDTGRTADELHELFRKRSATEVPQSLTYLIDDVARRHGRLRGGAAGSFLRCDDEVLLTEVLSNPVSDDYELRKIAATVLISPYPLAEVLDGLRAAGFAPAAEGPDGRVVDLRPSGRRIPARPRATRRVIPEPSGLSGDQAASVVAHIRAGDRAAASRKGATVRLPGGGGGFDTAATMALLARAHRERREVWIGYVDAHGTASQRIVTPAHVGGGVLTSTDDERYPLHRITSAALVDD, from the coding sequence ATGCCCGCGACCTCCCTGGCGGACTGGCTGCGGTCCGCGTCCGACGACGAGCTGGGCGCGCTCCTGCAGGCCAGGCGCGACCTGGCGACCCCGCCGCCGTCCGACAGCACCGTGCTCGCCACCCGTGCCGGCACCGCCGGATCGGTCGCCAGGGCGATGGAGGACCTGGACACCTTCACCCTCTCCGTGCTCGACGCCCTGCTCGTCGCCGACGCGGACACCGCGGCCGTGCCGCTCGACCGGATCGCCGAGCTGGTCGGCGCCGACGTCCGGCCGGCCGTGGGCCGGCTGCGGTCGCGGCTGCTGGCCTGGGGCGGCGACGACGCCCTCCGCGTCATCCCCACCGCCCGCGAGCTGGCCGGGCCCTTCCCGGCCGGGCTCGGCGCGCCCGCCCCCGGCCTGGACGCCGAGTCCGCGCTCGCCGAGGCCGGGGAGGACGAACGCGGGGTGCTCGCCGCCCTCGCCGCCGGTCCGCCGATCGGGCGTACCCGGGACGCGAGCGCCGAACCGTCGCTGGCCGCGGACGCGACGCCGGTGCAGAAGCTGCTCGCCCGCGGGCTGCTGCTGCGCCGCGACGAGGAGACGGTGGAGCTGCCACGCGAGGTGGCGATCGCGCTGCGGGGCGGACGGATCTGCTCGCCGAAGGCGGTGCGCGAGCCGGAGCTGCCGACCAGCCCGCACCAGCAGTCCACAGTGGATGAGGCCGCGGCTGGCGAAGCCATGGAGTTCCTGCGGCAGACCGAATCCCTGCTGGCGCAGTGGTCGGCCCAGCCGCCACCGGTGCTCAAAGCCGGCGGCCTCGGGGTACGCGAACTGCGGAAACTGGCGCGTGAGCTGGACGCCGACGACGCCAGGGCGACGCTGCTCGCCGAGCTGGCCGTGGCGGCCGGGCTGGTCGCGGACAGTCAGAGCACCAGCCCGGAGTGGGTACCGACAACGCTCGCCGACTCGTGGCTGGCGTCCGAGCCGGCGCAGCGGTGGGTCATCATCGCGGAGGCGTGGCTGGACCTGCCGCGACTGCCCGCGCTGGCCGGTCAGCGCGACGCGAAGGACAAGCCGATCGCGCCGCTGTCGGAGGACCTGCGGCGGCCGCTGGCGCCGGCCGTGCGCCGGCGGGTGCTCGGCACGCTCGCCGAGCTGCCCCGCGGCGCGGGGGTGCACGGGGCCGGCGACCTGGTCGAACTGCTCGCGTGGCGGGCACCGCGGCGGGGTGGCCGGTTGCGGGACGAAGCAGTGCGGTGGACCTACGCCGAAGCGTCCGCGCTCGGCGTGATCGCGCTGGGTGCACTGACCACGGCCGCGGCGGCGCTGCTGGACGGCGACCGGGCGGGCGCCCTCAACGCGATGTACGACGCGATGCCCAAGCCGATCGGGCACGTGCTGGTCCAGGCGGATCTGACGGTGGTCGCCCCGGGCCCGCTGGAGATGGACCTGGCCACCGAGATCGCCGCGGTGGCCGACGTCGAGTCCGCCGGGCACGCGACGGTGTACCGGATCACCGAGGCGTCCGTGCGGCGCGCGCTGGACACCGGCCGCACCGCCGACGAGCTGCACGAACTGTTCCGGAAGCGGTCCGCCACCGAGGTGCCGCAGTCGCTGACCTACCTGATCGACGACGTCGCCCGGCGGCACGGCAGGCTCCGCGGCGGGGCGGCCGGATCGTTCCTGCGCTGCGACGACGAGGTGCTGCTGACCGAGGTGCTCAGCAACCCCGTCTCCGACGACTACGAGCTGCGCAAGATCGCCGCGACCGTGTTGATCAGCCCGTATCCCCTGGCCGAGGTGCTGGACGGGCTGCGCGCGGCCGGTTTCGCACCCGCCGCCGAGGGACCGGACGGCCGGGTGGTGGACCTGCGGCCGTCCGGGCGGCGGATCCCCGCCCGGCCGCGCGCGACGCGGCGCGTGATTCCGGAGCCGTCCGGGTTGAGCGGTGACCAGGCGGCGTCAGTGGTGGCCCACATCCGGGCCGGCGACCGCGCCGCGGCGAGCCGCAAGGGCGCGACGGTGCGCCTGCCCGGAGGCGGCGGGGGTTTCGACACCGCGGCGACGATGGCGCTGCTGGCTCGCGCCCACCGCGAACGGCGCGAGGTCTGGATCGGGTACGTGGACGCCCACGGCACGGCGAGCCAGCGGATCGTCACACCCGCGCACGTCGGCGGCGGGGTGCTGACCAGCACCGACGACGAGCGGTACCCGTTGCACCGGATCACCTCGGCGGCCCTGGTGGACGACTGA
- the moaC gene encoding cyclic pyranopterin monophosphate synthase MoaC, producing the protein MSELSHVDEKGAARMVDVSGKAATARTAIATGVVRTTPVVIDLLARDGLPKGDALATARIAGIMGAKKVPELIPLCHQIALSGVQVEFDLGPAEVRITATAKTTDRTGVEMEALTAVAVAGLTVHDMIKAVDPAATLDEVRLERKLGGKSGVWERP; encoded by the coding sequence GTGAGTGAACTGAGCCACGTCGACGAGAAGGGTGCCGCCCGGATGGTCGACGTCTCCGGCAAGGCGGCCACCGCCCGCACAGCCATCGCCACCGGTGTGGTGCGCACCACGCCGGTGGTGATCGACCTGCTGGCCCGCGACGGGCTGCCGAAGGGCGACGCCCTCGCGACGGCCCGGATCGCCGGGATCATGGGTGCCAAGAAGGTCCCCGAGCTGATCCCGCTCTGCCACCAGATCGCCCTGTCCGGGGTGCAGGTGGAGTTCGACCTCGGGCCCGCCGAAGTACGCATCACGGCCACGGCCAAGACCACCGACCGCACCGGTGTCGAGATGGAGGCGCTGACCGCGGTCGCCGTCGCGGGGCTCACCGTGCACGACATGATCAAGGCCGTCGATCCCGCGGCGACTTTGGACGAGGTCCGTTTGGAGCGCAAGCTCGGCGGCAAGTCCGGCGTGTGGGAGCGGCCATGA
- a CDS encoding DUF742 domain-containing protein, with the protein MKGVSNGADAWDRLHQGTDREGLDSPARFVLTKKPVVLQVRTPVRPTPAAARGAVGVAGPGMPPAQSRGGVASVRTRTMMRPYARTGGRTKPDYELALEALVSTTDRGRVPQAVTGVQHRRICGLCVEPRSIAEIAAYLDLPLNVVKVLVSDLDNAGLVLIHQSGLCFGDRSSREFMDRVLQGLRRL; encoded by the coding sequence ATGAAGGGCGTGTCGAACGGGGCCGACGCCTGGGACCGGTTGCACCAGGGGACCGACCGCGAGGGACTGGACTCGCCGGCGCGATTCGTGCTGACCAAGAAGCCGGTGGTGCTCCAGGTGCGGACGCCGGTGCGGCCGACACCGGCGGCGGCACGCGGTGCCGTGGGAGTGGCCGGGCCCGGGATGCCGCCCGCGCAGTCCCGTGGCGGCGTGGCGTCGGTCCGCACGCGCACGATGATGCGGCCGTACGCCCGCACGGGTGGCCGCACCAAACCGGACTACGAGCTGGCGCTGGAAGCGCTGGTGTCGACGACCGACCGGGGGCGGGTGCCGCAGGCCGTGACCGGCGTGCAGCACCGGCGGATCTGCGGGTTGTGCGTGGAACCGCGGTCGATCGCCGAGATCGCCGCGTACCTGGACCTGCCGCTGAACGTGGTGAAGGTGCTCGTCAGCGACCTGGACAACGCCGGGTTGGTGCTGATCCACCAGTCCGGGCTGTGTTTCGGGGACCGCTCCTCACGGGAGTTCATGGACCGGGTGCTGCAGGGTCTGCGCCGTCTCTGA
- a CDS encoding nitrate- and nitrite sensing domain-containing protein, which yields MSPAESPVAQSDESSAQDNAIGASTGGERARRVRGLANWRVSAKIAAVVAVPTAAALSLAGLRVYDSFATMTVYQHAEQRIELGRKVAAEVDALQRERDAMSAWIASGRPGDRAELDGAISTAERAADTVRGAVKEVVAISDGVTSARYQQGLARLDGLSQLRSSAGATDFPSLAAQAGYTGVIDALQLIADEFDADVTDQGLQDRHAALGFLADAKEYSAQQNSYLRSAAIRGKFDPAELKNLTTAQSNLVAAIDRFNAVATPQAQLDYSTSLSGPQVSERFTLQQLALLRAQVNPPLPLAIDPAAVAQSSSETLGLISQVQNRLLDDAAVYTDGLIGDQQRNLLITVATILAGMLIVLALMYVVARSLIRPLRTLRTTALQVAEVHLPEAVERIMHDADPAAAAKAIDPVPVDTTEEIGQVARSFEVVHGQAVRLAAEQALLRENVNGIFVNLSRRSQRLVERQLAVIDLLEADEQDPDHLASLFELDHLATRLRRNGESLLVLSGAGLSKSMPKPVSAADVIGAAVSEIEQYARVDVGAIPDVAVRGPSVHDLVHLLAELLDNATYFSEPETKVSVRAVVTRKKALAVQITDRGVGMSSDQIAEANKRLADPPDLDVSVTRRMGLYVVARLAQRHGIEVRLRENEDIDGGVIARVVVPPDLLGPVAREPLPRAGEVSSPSLPPVPAQRTPANVRRREAAPDQAQPAALPPLDQPISLDDLVAGSSDAAYLSLGKPGARQPEPEVTGSRPEQPDQFSALTLPRREPQYVPVTEPPVEQPSPADESIFDDDVPTKRLPIYQSVVSRWFSAEGEDPGAVTGNLDEEPPPATEATPQAEDKSGDLWHSVSDEGWRAAQSLLESRAEEITPAGLPKRVPNAHLVPGSIPVGETGAFTDTTAGTPGQGALARSAEAARERMASFQRGYVSGRHALQETTPGRRDQGDPVSGGESAPPDEAVRSEE from the coding sequence GTGTCCCCGGCGGAGTCGCCTGTCGCGCAGAGTGACGAAAGCAGTGCGCAGGACAACGCGATCGGAGCATCGACCGGCGGTGAGCGCGCTCGCCGGGTCCGCGGTCTCGCCAACTGGCGCGTCAGTGCCAAGATCGCCGCCGTGGTCGCCGTTCCGACGGCGGCCGCGCTGTCGCTGGCCGGCCTGCGCGTGTACGACAGCTTCGCGACGATGACCGTCTACCAGCACGCCGAGCAGCGGATCGAGCTCGGCCGGAAAGTCGCCGCCGAGGTGGACGCGCTGCAGCGCGAGCGGGACGCGATGTCGGCCTGGATCGCCTCCGGCCGCCCCGGCGACCGGGCCGAGCTCGACGGCGCGATCAGCACCGCGGAGCGGGCGGCCGACACCGTGCGCGGTGCGGTCAAGGAGGTCGTCGCGATCAGCGACGGGGTCACCTCCGCGCGCTACCAGCAGGGCCTGGCGCGGCTCGACGGGCTGAGCCAGCTGCGGTCCTCGGCCGGCGCCACGGACTTCCCGAGCCTGGCCGCCCAGGCCGGGTACACCGGGGTGATCGACGCGCTCCAGCTGATCGCCGACGAGTTCGACGCCGACGTCACCGACCAGGGCCTGCAGGACCGCCACGCGGCGCTCGGGTTCCTCGCCGATGCCAAGGAGTACTCCGCCCAGCAGAACTCCTACCTGCGCAGCGCCGCGATCCGCGGCAAGTTCGACCCCGCGGAGCTGAAGAACCTGACCACGGCGCAGTCGAACCTGGTCGCCGCCATCGACCGGTTCAACGCCGTCGCGACCCCGCAGGCCCAGCTGGACTACTCGACCAGCCTGTCCGGCCCGCAGGTCTCGGAGCGGTTCACGCTGCAGCAGCTGGCGTTGCTGCGTGCGCAGGTGAACCCGCCGCTGCCGCTGGCCATCGACCCGGCCGCGGTGGCGCAGTCCTCGTCCGAGACGCTCGGCCTGATCAGCCAGGTCCAGAACCGGTTGCTGGACGACGCCGCCGTCTACACCGACGGGCTCATCGGCGACCAGCAGCGGAACCTGCTGATCACGGTCGCGACGATCCTCGCCGGGATGCTGATCGTGCTGGCGCTGATGTACGTCGTGGCGCGTTCCCTGATCCGGCCGCTGCGCACGTTGCGCACCACGGCCCTGCAGGTCGCCGAGGTGCACCTGCCGGAGGCGGTGGAGCGGATCATGCACGACGCCGATCCGGCGGCCGCCGCGAAGGCGATCGACCCGGTGCCGGTGGACACCACCGAGGAGATCGGGCAGGTGGCCCGCTCCTTCGAGGTGGTGCACGGGCAGGCGGTCCGCCTCGCCGCGGAGCAGGCCCTGCTGCGCGAGAACGTCAACGGCATCTTCGTCAACCTCTCCCGCCGGTCGCAGCGCCTGGTGGAACGCCAGCTCGCGGTGATCGACCTGCTGGAGGCCGACGAGCAGGATCCCGACCACCTGGCGAGCCTGTTCGAACTGGACCACCTGGCGACCCGCCTGCGCCGCAACGGCGAGAGCCTGCTGGTGCTCTCCGGGGCAGGGCTGAGCAAATCGATGCCGAAGCCGGTCTCCGCCGCGGACGTGATCGGTGCCGCGGTGTCCGAGATCGAGCAGTACGCGCGGGTCGACGTCGGCGCGATCCCCGACGTCGCCGTCCGCGGTCCCTCGGTGCACGACCTGGTGCACCTGCTCGCCGAACTGCTCGACAACGCCACCTACTTCTCCGAACCGGAGACGAAGGTCAGCGTGCGGGCGGTGGTGACCCGCAAGAAGGCGCTCGCCGTCCAGATCACCGACCGCGGGGTCGGTATGTCGTCCGACCAGATCGCCGAGGCCAACAAGCGTCTCGCGGACCCGCCGGACCTGGACGTCTCGGTGACCCGGCGGATGGGGCTGTACGTGGTCGCGCGACTGGCCCAGCGGCACGGCATCGAGGTGCGCCTGCGGGAGAACGAGGACATCGACGGCGGCGTGATCGCGCGCGTCGTCGTGCCGCCGGACCTGCTAGGCCCCGTCGCGCGTGAGCCGTTGCCGCGCGCCGGGGAGGTGTCCTCGCCCAGCCTGCCCCCGGTCCCGGCCCAGCGCACACCGGCCAACGTGAGGCGCCGCGAGGCCGCGCCGGACCAGGCACAGCCCGCGGCGCTGCCCCCGCTCGACCAGCCGATCAGCCTCGACGACCTGGTGGCCGGCTCGTCCGACGCCGCCTACCTCAGCCTGGGGAAACCGGGCGCCAGGCAGCCGGAGCCGGAGGTCACCGGCTCCCGGCCGGAGCAGCCGGACCAGTTCTCCGCCCTCACGCTGCCCCGCCGCGAGCCGCAGTACGTGCCGGTGACCGAGCCGCCGGTGGAGCAGCCGTCGCCGGCGGACGAAAGCATCTTCGACGACGACGTGCCCACCAAGCGCCTGCCGATCTACCAGTCGGTTGTGTCGAGGTGGTTCAGTGCGGAGGGCGAGGACCCCGGCGCCGTGACCGGCAACCTCGACGAAGAGCCCCCGCCGGCAACCGAGGCCACCCCGCAGGCCGAGGACAAAAGCGGGGATCTTTGGCACAGTGTGTCCGACGAAGGCTGGCGCGCGGCGCAGTCCCTGCTGGAGTCCCGGGCGGAGGAGATCACTCCGGCCGGGCTTCCGAAGCGGGTGCCGAACGCTCATCTCGTCCCCGGCTCGATCCCGGTGGGCGAGACCGGCGCCTTCACCGACACGACCGCCGGCACGCCGGGGCAGGGCGCGCTGGCCCGCTCCGCCGAGGCGGCGCGGGAACGGATGGCGAGCTTCCAGCGCGGCTACGTCAGCGGCAGGCACGCGCTGCAGGAGACCACCCCGGGACGCCGCGACCAGGGCGACCCGGTGAGTGGCGGGGAATCCGCCCCGCCGGACGAGGCAGTGAGGAGCGAAGAGTGA
- a CDS encoding VOC family protein, with protein MFNAITLSQIFVTDQDEALDFYVGKLGFEVKVDQDLGFMRWLTVCVPGEPGREILLEKPGPPAMDEGTASQVRELLAKGATGGWIGLTTDDCRKTYEELLAKGVEFTQEPTERPYGIDCGLRDPFGNAIRINQPVQVD; from the coding sequence ATGTTCAACGCGATCACACTTTCCCAGATTTTCGTCACCGACCAGGACGAGGCGCTCGACTTCTACGTCGGCAAGCTCGGGTTCGAGGTCAAGGTGGACCAGGACCTCGGCTTCATGCGGTGGCTGACCGTGTGCGTGCCGGGCGAACCCGGCCGCGAGATCCTGCTGGAGAAGCCCGGGCCGCCGGCGATGGACGAGGGGACGGCTTCCCAGGTCCGCGAGCTGCTCGCGAAGGGCGCGACGGGTGGCTGGATCGGTCTCACCACGGACGACTGCCGCAAGACCTACGAGGAACTCCTGGCGAAGGGCGTCGAGTTCACGCAGGAACCGACCGAGCGTCCGTACGGCATCGACTGCGGCCTGCGCGACCCCTTCGGCAACGCGATCCGCATCAACCAGCCGGTGCAGGTGGACTGA
- a CDS encoding DUF742 domain-containing protein, whose amino-acid sequence MDGGQPAGVGPGRLDGDAEAAWPDESAATEDWTAFRAKVDRAWRLRRAGAGERRSGVLSDPEPPGYQATEYPAGERLIAGPAAELFGDSGVPLAPAGELPPAPTVQSHPSFPPVPAPVTAEESSGLVRPYFRTRGRTRPSYDLAIEALVSTSERGRMLDRVRVPEHRSICGLCLDTRSVAEVAAYLRMPLGVARVLIGDVVDLGLVLVHSTTSVVGDRPGIEFMERVLSGLRRI is encoded by the coding sequence GTGGACGGTGGGCAGCCGGCGGGCGTGGGCCCGGGACGGCTGGACGGCGACGCCGAGGCCGCCTGGCCGGACGAGTCGGCGGCGACCGAGGACTGGACCGCGTTCCGGGCCAAGGTCGACCGCGCCTGGCGCCTGCGCCGGGCCGGGGCGGGCGAACGGCGCTCCGGTGTCCTGAGCGATCCCGAGCCGCCCGGCTACCAGGCGACCGAGTACCCGGCGGGCGAGCGGCTCATCGCCGGCCCGGCCGCCGAGCTGTTCGGGGACTCCGGCGTGCCGTTGGCCCCGGCCGGTGAGCTGCCGCCCGCGCCGACCGTGCAGAGCCACCCGAGTTTCCCGCCGGTACCGGCGCCGGTGACCGCGGAGGAATCGTCCGGTCTGGTCCGCCCCTACTTCCGCACACGGGGCCGGACCCGGCCCAGCTACGATCTGGCGATCGAAGCACTCGTCTCGACCAGCGAGCGGGGACGGATGCTCGACCGGGTGCGAGTGCCCGAGCACCGGTCCATCTGCGGCCTGTGCCTGGACACGCGCTCCGTGGCGGAGGTGGCGGCGTACCTGCGCATGCCCCTCGGAGTCGCGCGGGTGCTGATCGGCGACGTCGTCGATCTCGGCCTGGTCCTGGTCCATTCCACGACGTCGGTCGTCGGCGATCGTCCCGGTATCGAGTTCATGGAGAGGGTGCTCAGTGGGCTTCGGAGAATTTGA